In Primulina eburnea isolate SZY01 chromosome 5, ASM2296580v1, whole genome shotgun sequence, a single window of DNA contains:
- the LOC140832308 gene encoding NADP-dependent malic enzyme-like, with amino-acid sequence MENIFKEKRGGESVLDLSPKATVGGGVEDAYGEDRATEDQLVTPWTISVASGYSLLRDPHHNKGLAFTEKERDAYYLRGLLPPAVSSQELQEKKIMHSIRQYDVPLHKYVAMMELEERNERLFYKLLINHVEELLPIVYTPTVGEACQKYGSLFKRPQGLYISLKEKGKILEVLRNWPERSIQVIVVTDGERILGLGDQGCQGMGIPVGKLALYTALGGVRPSACLPVTIDVGTNNETLLKDEFYIGLRQKRATGQEYYDLLHEFMSAVKQNYGEKVLVQFEDFANHNAFELLARYGTTHLVFNDDIQGTASVVLSGLVASLKLLGGTLADHTFLFLGAGEAGTGIAELIALEMSKQANVPVDKTRKNIWLVDSKGLIVNSRKESLQNFKKPWAHEHEPVNNLLDAVKAIKPTALIGTSGVGKTFTKEVVEAMAAFNKKPLIMALSNPTSQSECTAEQAYTWTEGRAIFASGSPFDPVKYDGKTFVPGQANNAYIFPGFGFGLVISGAIRVHDDMLLAASEALAGQVTREHYDKGMIYPPFASIRKISAHIAANVAAKAYDLGLATRLPRPADLVKYAESCMYTPNYRSYR; translated from the exons ATGGAGAATATTTTCAAGGAGAAGAGGGGTGGGGAGTCAGTGCTGGACTTGAGTCCAAAGGCGACGGTTGGTGGAGGAGTTGAGGATGCGTACGGTGAGGATCGCGCCACCGAGGATCAGCTCGTTACTCCATGGACAATCTCTGTTGCTAG TGGATATAGTTTGCTGAGAGACCCTCATCACAATAAAGGGCTTGCATTTACGGAGAAAGAAAGAGATGCTTATTACTTGCGGGGTCTCCTTCCTCCTGCTGTTTCATCCCAAGAACTTCAG GAGAAAAAGATTATGCATAGCATTCGTCAGTACGATGTTCCTCTGCACAAGTACGTGGCCATGATGGAACTTGAG GAGAGAAACGAGAGATTGTTTTACAAGCTTCTCATTAATCATGTGGAGGAACTCCTCCCAATCGTCTACACACCGACTGTGGGTGAGGCTTGCCAAAAATACGGGAGTCTGTTTAAACGCCCTCAGGGTTTATATATCAGTTTAAAAGAGAA GGGAAAAATTCTCGAAGTTCTGAGGAACTGGCCCGAGAGGTCCATTCAAGTCATTGTTGTGACTGATGGTGAAAGGATTTTGGGACTCGGGGATCAAGGCTGCCAA GGAATGGGAATACCTGTGGGGAAACTAGCTTTGTACACAGCACTTGGGGGTGTAAGACCTTCCGCT TGTCTTCCAGTGACAATCGACGTGGGGACAAACAACGAGACACTTTTAAAGGATGAGTTCTACATTGGGCTCAGGCAGAAAAGGGCAACTGGACAG GAATATTACGACCTGTTGCATGAGTTCATGAGTGCCGTGAAGCAAAACTATGGCGAAAAAGTTCTTGTTCAG TTTGAAGATTTTGCCAACCACAATGCCTTTGAGCTGTTGGCGAGATATGGAACTACACATTTGGTATTTAATGATGATATACAG GGGACAGCATCTGTGGTGCTTTCAGGGCTTGTTGCATCACTTAAGCTGCTTGGGGGTACCTTAGCTGATCACACATTCTTGTTTCTTGGTGCTGGAGAA GCTGGAACCGGGATAGCAGAGCTTATAGCCCTTGAAATGTCAAAACAG GCTAATGTTCCGGTGGACAAAACCCGCAAAAATATCTGGCTCGTGGACTCGAAG GGTTTGATCGTTAATTCTCGCAAGGAATCTCTTCAAAATTTCAAGAAACCATGGGCTCACGAGCACGAACCCGTTAATAATCTCTTAGATGCTGTCAAG GCTATCAAGCCAACAGCCTTAATTGGAACTTCAGGTGTCGGAAAAACCTTTACGAAGGAGGTGGTCGAGGCTATGGCCGCCTTCAATAAG AAACCTCTTATAATGGCCCTTTCCAATCCAACCTCACAATCGGAGTGCACTGCTGAACAAGCTTATACATGGACCGAG GGTCGTGCTATTTTCGCCAGTGGAAGTCCATTTGACCCTGTGAAATATGATGGAAAGACCTTTGTACCTGGCCag GCAAACAACGCTTACATATTCCCCGGTTTTGGGTTTGGGTTGGTCATATCTGGAGCCATTCGTGTGCACGATGATATGCTTTTGGCAGCTT CGGAGGCTTTGGCTGGTCAAGTGACACGAGAACATTACGACAAGGGAATGATTTACCCTCCGTTTGCCAGTATAAGGAAGATTTCAGCTCACATTGCTGCAAATGTAGCTGCTAAAGCATATGATCTCG GATTGGCAACAAGACTCCCTCGGCCTGCAGACTTGGTCAAGTATGCCGAAAGCTGCATGTACACCCCAAATTACAGGAGCTACCGATGA